A single genomic interval of Oceanithermus profundus DSM 14977 harbors:
- a CDS encoding flagellar protein FliT, translated as MIRLNLLPKRLRKRVEPGWWRLTAIIFPLVVFAVVAMIHMSVSNQVGQLEDERDKLKIEVQALQPYIQRQQELTRRKAELEKIINVDREIKARFIPWSDNLARFINQIPRRGGRFEVFLRSVNTRLVPQETRANLAEQGLYDRKPVAVEFNLQGEARNENALARFVQAFEDNPNFGINFQQGSLNENGGFDFTATVAITESGAKPEGGERSAR; from the coding sequence TTGATTAGACTCAACCTCCTGCCCAAGCGCTTGCGCAAGCGGGTGGAGCCCGGCTGGTGGCGCCTCACGGCCATCATCTTCCCCCTCGTCGTCTTCGCCGTCGTGGCCATGATCCACATGAGCGTGAGCAACCAGGTCGGCCAGCTCGAGGACGAGCGCGACAAACTCAAGATCGAGGTCCAGGCCCTGCAGCCCTACATTCAACGGCAGCAGGAGCTGACCCGGCGCAAGGCGGAGCTGGAAAAGATCATCAACGTCGACCGAGAGATCAAGGCACGCTTCATCCCCTGGTCCGACAACCTCGCGCGCTTCATCAACCAGATCCCCCGCCGGGGCGGCCGCTTCGAGGTCTTCCTGCGCTCGGTCAACACCCGGCTCGTGCCCCAGGAGACCCGGGCCAACCTCGCGGAACAGGGCCTCTACGACCGCAAGCCCGTCGCCGTCGAGTTCAACCTGCAGGGCGAGGCCCGCAACGAGAACGCGCTGGCCCGATTCGTCCAGGCCTTCGAGGACAACCCCAACTTCGGCATCAACTTCCAGCAGGGCTCGCTCAACGAAAACGGCGGCTTCGACTTCACCGCCACCGTAGCCATCACCGAGTCCGGCGCCAAGCCCGAGGGGGGTGAGCGCAGTGCTCGCTAA
- a CDS encoding type 4a pilus biogenesis protein PilO, translated as MLAKIGQREIAIIVIVLSLLAAGAWYFTWYTGAQTHIQELQDEIGRLEIQKQRGLAARRAQPQLEATIRDYEAQIAEFLKALPPREEFASVLDALSERANATGVTLRSISRSPAGSPVEDVRAVNVTLSLESPFPELFVFLKRLETMRRFSTIDGLAMTIGDAETTNPTLSTNLTMTVYVYEGTPPTDVQEGGAGQ; from the coding sequence GTGCTCGCTAAGATCGGCCAACGCGAAATCGCGATCATCGTGATCGTGCTCAGCCTCCTGGCGGCGGGCGCGTGGTACTTCACCTGGTACACCGGAGCCCAGACGCACATCCAGGAGCTCCAGGACGAGATCGGCCGCCTCGAGATCCAGAAGCAGCGGGGCCTGGCGGCGCGCCGGGCGCAGCCGCAGCTCGAGGCCACGATCCGCGACTACGAGGCCCAGATCGCCGAGTTCCTCAAGGCGCTGCCGCCGCGCGAAGAGTTCGCTTCGGTGCTGGATGCACTTTCCGAACGCGCCAACGCCACCGGCGTGACCCTGCGCTCGATCTCGCGCTCGCCCGCGGGGAGCCCCGTCGAAGACGTGCGCGCCGTGAACGTGACGCTCTCGCTCGAGTCGCCCTTCCCCGAGCTGTTCGTCTTCCTCAAGCGCCTGGAAACCATGCGGCGCTTCAGCACGATCGACGGCCTGGCCATGACGATCGGCGACGCCGAGACCACCAACCCCACCCTTAGCACAAACCTGACCATGACGGTCTACGTCTACGAGGGCACCCCGCCCACGGACGTCCAGGAAGGAGGGGCCGGGCAATGA
- a CDS encoding type II secretion system protein GspD, translated as MKRLLALIVLIFGLALAGTLPDDPRFDVPVTVRTGPGGMALEAVLDGAARSVNLTPMLREIPPITLRLDWIDKPFRQLWQLLIDTYSDGKLDYVLLDNDVILVAPPEVIARVVGEPEPAPPPPPESGEAVQPIVRKFYPIRSGDPAKIAEFLMKEVQGIVATVVPGQQVLAVRGTDAQQQEVQRILGQITAPVEEGPPIFQRTFRLSHAKAEEAAKVLAEAMQARQAQSQIKVEAGAGEQQVQATIPEKSTISIVADTRTNTLIVTGTAKQLELVEELIKKLDFPVQQVNVQVRIQEVTQTLVRNLGLKWNTISGGNIVSSIVDNGLSLIFDATRSLASLNIVATLEALEKQGLSRTVNDSNITVLNNQTGFIQSGFTIFVKRVVGDKVEKVPYDIGVIVRVTPQITADGQIVLKVESEVSDIKERNPVDGDVDVLSKQKSETTLRLDNGQTVVLGGLIKTKRDKTTQGVPVLMHIPVLGSLFKQTTVNNEDNELLIVITANIVNDATAAAAGSKK; from the coding sequence ATGAAACGACTGTTGGCCCTGATCGTCCTCATCTTCGGCCTGGCGCTGGCCGGAACGCTCCCCGACGACCCGCGCTTCGACGTGCCCGTGACCGTGCGCACGGGCCCGGGGGGCATGGCCCTCGAGGCCGTGCTCGACGGCGCGGCCCGTAGCGTCAACCTCACCCCCATGCTGCGGGAGATCCCGCCGATCACGCTGCGCCTCGACTGGATCGACAAGCCTTTCCGTCAGCTCTGGCAGCTGCTAATCGACACCTACAGCGACGGCAAGCTGGACTACGTCCTCCTCGACAACGACGTCATCCTGGTGGCGCCGCCCGAGGTGATCGCGCGGGTGGTCGGCGAACCCGAGCCCGCGCCGCCGCCCCCGCCGGAAAGCGGCGAGGCCGTACAGCCGATCGTGCGCAAGTTCTACCCCATCCGCAGCGGCGATCCCGCGAAGATCGCGGAGTTCCTGATGAAGGAGGTGCAGGGCATCGTCGCCACCGTCGTGCCCGGACAGCAGGTGCTGGCCGTGCGCGGCACCGACGCGCAGCAGCAGGAAGTGCAGCGCATCCTCGGCCAGATCACCGCTCCGGTCGAGGAGGGGCCGCCCATCTTCCAGCGCACCTTCCGCCTCTCCCACGCCAAGGCCGAAGAGGCCGCCAAGGTGCTGGCCGAGGCCATGCAGGCCCGCCAGGCGCAGTCGCAGATCAAGGTGGAAGCGGGCGCCGGCGAGCAGCAGGTTCAGGCCACGATTCCCGAAAAGAGCACGATCAGCATCGTGGCCGACACCCGCACCAACACCTTGATCGTGACGGGCACGGCCAAGCAGCTGGAGCTCGTCGAGGAGCTGATCAAGAAGCTCGACTTCCCGGTGCAGCAGGTGAACGTCCAGGTGCGCATCCAGGAGGTCACCCAGACGCTCGTGCGCAACCTGGGACTCAAGTGGAACACGATCTCGGGCGGCAACATCGTCTCCAGCATCGTGGACAACGGCCTGTCGCTGATCTTCGACGCCACCCGCAGCCTGGCCTCGCTCAACATCGTCGCCACCCTCGAGGCGCTCGAGAAGCAGGGCCTCTCGCGCACCGTCAACGACTCCAACATCACCGTCCTCAACAACCAGACCGGCTTCATCCAGTCGGGCTTCACCATCTTCGTGAAGCGCGTCGTGGGCGACAAGGTCGAGAAGGTGCCCTACGACATCGGCGTGATCGTCCGCGTCACCCCGCAGATCACCGCCGACGGTCAGATCGTGCTCAAGGTGGAGTCGGAAGTCTCGGACATCAAGGAGCGCAACCCCGTCGACGGCGACGTCGACGTGCTCTCGAAGCAGAAGTCGGAGACCACGCTGCGCCTCGACAACGGCCAGACCGTGGTGCTGGGCGGCCTCATCAAGACGAAACGCGACAAGACCACCCAGGGCGTGCCGGTGCTGATGCACATCCCCGTCCTCGGCAGCCTCTTCAAGCAGACGACGGTCAACAACGAGGACAACGAGTTGCTGATCGTCATCACCGCCAACATCGTCAACGACGCGACCGCCGCGGCCGCCGGGTCGAAGAAGTAA
- the aroC gene encoding chorismate synthase translates to MNLRFLSAGESHGPQLTAVVDGLPAGMPLRAEDVDPWLAKRQQGYGRGRRMAIERDRVRFASGVRAGRTTGAPLTLVIENRDWKNWQEIMDPAPGGEPRKRALTAPRPGHADLAGGIKYGHKDLRDVLERASARETAMRVAVGAVAHKLLALLGVESLAHVPMLGGVASRVPFDWSLRERIEASPTRMTDPEAEEEAVRRIDEAKAAGDTLGGLLEVRYRGLVPGLGSYVQYDRKLDGRIAQMAMSIPAVKGVEIGEGFASAALPGSEVHDAIYRSEERGWYRTTNRAGGLEAGMTTGEELVVRAALKPIATLMKPLPTVDVVSHEAADAARERSDVTAVPAASVILEAVVAIVLADAYLEKFGGDTFEEVRERVDAYKERARGY, encoded by the coding sequence GTGAATCTCAGATTTCTGTCCGCCGGCGAATCCCACGGACCGCAACTTACGGCCGTGGTGGACGGCCTTCCCGCGGGCATGCCGCTCCGCGCGGAGGACGTGGACCCCTGGCTCGCCAAACGCCAGCAGGGGTACGGCCGCGGGCGGCGCATGGCCATCGAGCGCGACCGCGTGCGCTTCGCCTCCGGGGTGCGCGCCGGGCGCACCACGGGCGCACCGCTCACGTTGGTGATCGAGAACCGCGACTGGAAGAACTGGCAGGAGATCATGGACCCCGCTCCGGGCGGCGAGCCCCGCAAACGGGCGCTCACCGCCCCACGCCCGGGGCACGCCGACCTGGCCGGCGGCATCAAGTACGGCCACAAGGATCTGCGCGACGTGCTCGAGCGCGCCTCCGCCCGCGAAACCGCCATGCGCGTGGCCGTGGGCGCGGTGGCCCACAAGCTGCTCGCGCTCCTGGGCGTGGAGAGCCTGGCCCACGTGCCCATGCTGGGCGGGGTGGCCTCGCGGGTGCCCTTCGACTGGAGCCTGCGCGAGCGCATCGAGGCGAGCCCGACGCGGATGACCGACCCCGAGGCCGAGGAGGAGGCGGTGCGGCGCATCGACGAAGCCAAGGCCGCGGGCGACACCCTGGGCGGCCTGCTCGAGGTGCGCTACCGCGGGCTGGTCCCGGGCCTGGGCAGCTACGTGCAGTACGACCGCAAGCTGGACGGCCGCATCGCCCAGATGGCGATGTCCATCCCCGCGGTCAAGGGCGTGGAGATCGGCGAGGGCTTCGCCTCCGCGGCCCTGCCCGGCTCGGAGGTGCACGACGCCATCTACCGGTCCGAGGAGCGCGGCTGGTACCGCACCACCAACCGCGCCGGGGGGCTGGAGGCCGGCATGACCACGGGCGAGGAGCTGGTGGTGCGGGCGGCGCTCAAACCCATCGCCACCCTGATGAAGCCCCTGCCCACCGTGGACGTGGTGTCGCACGAAGCCGCGGACGCCGCGCGCGAGCGTTCGGACGTGACCGCGGTGCCCGCGGCGAGCGTGATCCTGGAAGCGGTGGTGGCCATCGTGCTGGCCGACGCCTACCTGGAAAAGTTCGGGGGCGACACCTTCGAGGAAGTTCGCGAACGCGTGGACGCCTACAAGGAACGGGCGCGGGGCTACTGA
- a CDS encoding shikimate kinase, producing the protein MARIDLPRPTTWVTLTGFMGVGKTRIGRELAQELMLHFVDLDRYIERQTGLSVADIFRYIGEAAFREMEAEAVRELVRRDHLVLSLGGGTYTNPENRRLLLERGPVVALWASPETIHSRVLRKPGQRPLLSEGDALEKIRRLLAEREAVYREAHIHASTEGRPAREVVRELIEKLWELEAPGRETS; encoded by the coding sequence ATGGCCCGCATCGACCTGCCGCGCCCCACGACCTGGGTGACGCTCACCGGGTTCATGGGCGTGGGCAAGACCCGGATCGGGCGCGAGCTGGCGCAGGAGCTGATGCTGCACTTCGTGGACCTGGACCGCTACATCGAACGCCAGACGGGGCTCTCGGTCGCCGACATCTTCCGCTACATCGGCGAGGCGGCCTTTCGCGAGATGGAGGCCGAGGCCGTGCGCGAACTGGTCCGGCGCGACCACCTGGTGCTCTCGTTGGGCGGCGGCACCTACACCAACCCCGAGAACCGCAGGCTGCTGCTCGAGCGCGGACCGGTGGTGGCGCTGTGGGCCAGCCCCGAAACCATCCACTCTCGCGTGCTGCGCAAGCCCGGGCAACGGCCCCTGCTCAGCGAGGGGGACGCACTCGAAAAGATCCGCCGCCTGCTGGCCGAGCGCGAGGCGGTCTACCGCGAGGCGCACATCCACGCCTCCACCGAGGGGCGCCCCGCGCGCGAGGTGGTTCGTGAACTGATCGAAAAGCTTTGGGAACTGGAGGCTCCCGGTCGTGAAACGTCTTGA
- a CDS encoding 3-dehydroquinate synthase, whose amino-acid sequence MKRLDVAPPHDHPVWIGRGLDAPKPHGPVALIFDPKVAPLARLLQEAVRPRIALELEGGEASKRLAVFERMLRALAQAGLPRDAEVWAVGGGTVTDLAGFVAASYLRGVAWRAWPTTTLAVVDAAVGGKTGVNLPEGKNLVGAFHPPRGVYAELAALETLPEATFREGLVEAFKHGLIAGDAVLLAPWGLAPDRPELEPYLARAVAVKIAVVERDFKESGERMKLNLGHTLAHALEAASGHALAHGHAVAWGLLFAALLGRELGGDDLTEPVLRLLAWTRAPAPPAGGWDDFAGYIARDKKNRSAGLRWVVPYAAGDVRVEPVAEAALRAAFAAWREHAAGYPG is encoded by the coding sequence GTGAAACGTCTTGACGTCGCCCCTCCGCACGATCACCCGGTCTGGATCGGCCGGGGTCTGGACGCGCCAAAGCCGCACGGTCCGGTGGCGCTGATCTTCGACCCCAAGGTCGCACCGCTGGCCCGCTTGTTGCAAGAGGCGGTACGGCCGCGGATCGCCCTCGAGCTCGAGGGCGGGGAGGCGAGCAAGCGGCTCGCCGTCTTCGAACGAATGCTGCGCGCGCTGGCGCAGGCCGGCCTCCCGCGCGACGCCGAGGTGTGGGCGGTGGGGGGCGGCACCGTGACCGACCTGGCCGGTTTCGTGGCCGCCAGCTACCTGCGCGGCGTGGCCTGGCGGGCCTGGCCGACGACCACGCTGGCGGTGGTCGACGCGGCGGTGGGCGGCAAGACGGGCGTCAACCTGCCCGAGGGCAAGAACCTGGTGGGCGCCTTCCACCCGCCCCGGGGCGTCTACGCCGAGCTGGCCGCGCTCGAAACCCTGCCCGAGGCCACGTTCCGCGAAGGGCTGGTCGAGGCCTTCAAGCACGGCCTGATCGCGGGCGACGCGGTGCTGCTCGCCCCCTGGGGCCTCGCTCCCGACCGCCCAGAACTCGAGCCCTACCTGGCCCGGGCCGTGGCCGTGAAGATCGCCGTGGTCGAACGCGACTTCAAGGAGAGTGGCGAGCGGATGAAGCTGAACCTGGGCCACACCCTAGCCCACGCGCTGGAGGCGGCGAGCGGCCACGCCCTAGCCCACGGCCACGCCGTGGCCTGGGGCCTGCTCTTCGCGGCGCTCTTGGGCCGCGAGCTGGGCGGCGACGACCTCACCGAACCGGTCCTGCGGCTGCTGGCCTGGACGCGGGCGCCCGCGCCCCCCGCCGGAGGTTGGGACGACTTTGCGGGGTACATCGCGCGCGACAAGAAGAACCGCAGCGCCGGCCTCCGCTGGGTGGTGCCCTACGCCGCGGGGGACGTGCGCGTCGAGCCGGTGGCCGAAGCGGCGCTGCGGGCGGCTTTCGCCGCCTGGCGCGAGCACGCGGCGGGGTATCCTGGGTAG
- the aroQ gene encoding type II 3-dehydroquinate dehydratase: MILVLNGPNLNLLGRREPELYGRMTLEELEDQIEAWAAELNVAVTLRQSNYEGQLIEWIQQAQGEGFSGIVLNPAALTHYSYALFDAIAAQPLPVVEVHLTNVHAREPFRRQSVTAAAAVGQIAGLGPLGYRFALAYLAEKTR, from the coding sequence ATGATCCTGGTGCTCAACGGACCCAACCTGAACCTGCTCGGCCGCCGCGAGCCCGAGCTCTACGGGCGCATGACCCTCGAGGAGCTGGAAGACCAGATCGAAGCCTGGGCCGCGGAACTAAACGTGGCGGTCACCCTGAGGCAGTCGAACTACGAAGGGCAGCTGATCGAGTGGATCCAGCAGGCCCAAGGCGAGGGGTTCTCGGGCATCGTGCTCAACCCTGCCGCGCTCACCCATTACAGCTACGCCCTCTTCGACGCCATCGCCGCCCAGCCGCTGCCGGTGGTGGAGGTCCACCTCACCAACGTCCACGCCCGCGAACCCTTCCGCCGGCAGAGCGTCACCGCGGCGGCGGCCGTGGGTCAGATCGCCGGGCTGGGGCCCCTCGGCTACCGTTTCGCCCTGGCCTACCTGGCCGAAAAAACGCGTTGA
- a CDS encoding (Fe-S)-binding protein produces MNTLDLERLVQDAEACVRCGLCLSVCPTYRETQLEIQSPRGRVMLYADHAQGLVDDPLKVLEAAYDCLDCRACQTVCPNDVKPGEAALDARVTLQEGRPPSRLVRAALALFHYPFLIDLANVLLVIYQRLGLQALVRRTRLLERLGLGKLQFAESLLPGRPVHPAMRLFHPRRVRPDGEPKGRVAFFLGCVMNLVFSEASKATVEVLRRSGWEVVIPRETTCCGAPHIEEGDWYGFERLAKQNLDHYGRLDVDYILTDCAACGAELKGYVKHFAADPVYGPLAERVAAKTRMFSEFVDAEGLPGSTRFPFATTHQHACHACHAQGVKDEPERVLRFATDYRPLEGGTDCCGSAGVYNLTHTETSMRILERKMAGVARTGAEVLTVENPGCLLQLDLGARRYGPEVKVRHIAEVVLEAMEAQEEPPR; encoded by the coding sequence GTGAACACCCTGGACCTCGAGCGTCTGGTGCAGGACGCCGAGGCCTGCGTGCGTTGCGGGCTCTGCCTTTCGGTCTGCCCCACCTACCGCGAGACCCAGCTCGAGATCCAGAGCCCCCGCGGCCGCGTCATGCTCTACGCCGACCACGCCCAGGGTCTGGTGGACGACCCCCTCAAGGTGCTGGAAGCGGCCTACGACTGCCTGGACTGCCGCGCCTGTCAGACCGTCTGCCCCAACGACGTCAAGCCGGGCGAGGCGGCGCTCGACGCCCGGGTGACGCTGCAGGAGGGGCGGCCGCCCAGCCGCCTCGTGCGCGCGGCGCTCGCCCTCTTCCACTACCCTTTCCTCATCGACCTGGCCAACGTACTGCTCGTGATCTACCAGCGGCTGGGCCTGCAGGCGCTGGTCCGGCGCACGCGCCTGCTCGAGCGCCTGGGGCTGGGCAAGCTGCAGTTCGCCGAGTCGCTGCTGCCCGGCCGCCCCGTCCACCCCGCCATGCGCCTCTTCCACCCCCGGCGGGTGCGGCCCGACGGCGAGCCCAAGGGCCGGGTGGCCTTCTTCCTGGGTTGCGTGATGAACCTGGTCTTCTCCGAGGCCTCCAAGGCCACCGTCGAGGTTCTGCGCAGGAGCGGCTGGGAGGTGGTCATCCCGCGCGAAACCACCTGCTGCGGCGCGCCCCACATCGAGGAGGGCGACTGGTACGGCTTCGAGCGCCTCGCCAAGCAGAACCTCGACCACTACGGCCGCCTCGACGTGGACTACATCCTCACCGACTGCGCCGCCTGCGGCGCCGAGCTGAAGGGCTACGTCAAGCACTTCGCCGCGGACCCCGTCTACGGCCCCCTGGCCGAGCGCGTGGCCGCCAAGACCCGGATGTTCAGCGAGTTCGTCGACGCCGAAGGGTTGCCGGGTTCCACCCGCTTCCCCTTCGCCACCACCCACCAGCACGCCTGCCACGCCTGCCACGCCCAGGGCGTCAAGGACGAGCCCGAGCGGGTGCTCCGCTTCGCCACCGACTACCGTCCGCTCGAGGGCGGCACCGACTGCTGCGGTTCGGCCGGGGTCTACAACCTCACCCACACCGAAACCAGCATGCGCATCCTCGAGCGCAAGATGGCCGGCGTGGCCCGGACCGGGGCCGAGGTGCTCACCGTCGAAAACCCGGGCTGCCTCCTGCAGCTGGATCTGGGCGCCCGCCGCTACGGCCCCGAGGTGAAGGTGCGCCACATCGCCGAGGTGGTGCTGGAGGCGATGGAGGCCCAAGAAGAACCGCCGCGCTAG
- a CDS encoding rhodanese-like domain-containing protein, with protein sequence METIGVERYHELLEGGALAVDVRAEPLFKARPTPGAVNVPWARIQEGDHDLPKDRPLVLLCEVGQMSRVAALYLEADGYGPVYVLEGGLRALDGGGA encoded by the coding sequence GTGGAAACGATCGGCGTGGAGCGGTACCACGAGCTACTGGAAGGGGGCGCGCTGGCGGTGGACGTCAGGGCCGAACCCCTCTTCAAGGCCCGGCCCACGCCGGGCGCGGTCAACGTCCCCTGGGCGCGCATCCAGGAAGGCGACCACGACCTGCCGAAGGACCGGCCCCTGGTGTTGCTGTGCGAGGTGGGGCAGATGAGCCGGGTGGCGGCGCTCTACCTGGAGGCCGACGGCTACGGTCCCGTTTACGTGCTCGAAGGGGGGCTGCGCGCACTCGACGGGGGCGGCGCGTGA
- a CDS encoding DNA repair protein RecN, with protein MLERLEVQNLATLPEATLEPGPGLTVLTGETGTGKSILVGALGLLLGAKADAGLIRPGAEALLVTAWVEGRPYSRRVTPARSVPRIDGEVVTLAELQQALEPHVSLHTQHAALALTRKSRHRRTLDRLVDAGVREAYETAYRRWSELEEELVRLEARVAERERRLDVLRFQLSEIEQAAPRPGELEELEAEARRLGHTDELMRHLGAALDLLAESEENALDRIRAAGKELGQAARLTPELEPLAADLEAAEAALAAVAREAETYAAGLEADPERLEVVQRRIAELQRLERKYGGDLEAVLAFADELRREVAELEGAEDRLEALRAERQAARRRLEEAARALSAAREGAARELGPRVEAELRALGMPRARFAVRVRPLPEPQPHGTDEVGFFFAAGPDLEAAPVEKAASGGELSRIMLALALHTGADAPTVIFDEVDVGIGGEVAVAVAERLARLARERQVIVVTHLAQIAAAAGVHYRVVREGASARLERLEGEARVRELARMLSGSYSETALEHARELLQP; from the coding sequence ATGCTCGAACGCCTGGAGGTCCAGAACCTCGCTACCCTGCCCGAGGCGACGCTCGAGCCCGGCCCCGGCCTGACGGTGCTGACCGGCGAGACCGGGACGGGGAAGTCGATCCTCGTCGGGGCGCTGGGGCTGCTGCTCGGGGCCAAGGCCGACGCCGGCCTGATCCGTCCCGGGGCCGAAGCCCTGCTCGTCACCGCCTGGGTGGAGGGGCGCCCCTACAGCCGCCGCGTCACCCCCGCGCGCAGCGTCCCCCGGATCGACGGCGAGGTGGTCACGCTGGCCGAGCTGCAGCAGGCGCTGGAACCGCACGTGAGCCTCCACACCCAGCACGCCGCCCTGGCGCTCACGCGCAAGAGCCGGCACCGCCGGACCCTCGACCGACTCGTGGACGCCGGGGTGCGCGAAGCCTACGAAACCGCCTACCGGCGCTGGAGCGAACTCGAGGAGGAGCTCGTGCGGCTCGAGGCCCGGGTGGCCGAGCGTGAACGGCGGCTCGACGTGCTGCGCTTCCAGCTGAGCGAGATCGAACAGGCCGCCCCGCGCCCCGGCGAGCTCGAAGAGCTCGAGGCCGAGGCCCGTCGCCTGGGCCACACCGACGAGCTGATGCGGCACCTCGGCGCGGCGCTCGACCTGCTCGCCGAGTCGGAGGAGAACGCCCTGGACCGCATCCGCGCCGCCGGCAAGGAGCTGGGGCAGGCGGCGCGGCTGACGCCGGAGCTAGAGCCGCTGGCCGCCGACCTGGAAGCGGCCGAGGCGGCGCTGGCGGCGGTGGCGCGCGAAGCCGAGACCTACGCGGCGGGCCTGGAGGCCGACCCCGAACGGCTCGAGGTCGTGCAGCGGCGCATCGCCGAGCTGCAACGGCTCGAGCGCAAGTACGGCGGCGACCTGGAAGCGGTGCTCGCCTTCGCGGACGAGCTGCGCCGCGAGGTCGCCGAGCTCGAGGGGGCCGAGGACCGCCTGGAGGCGCTGCGCGCCGAGCGGCAGGCGGCGCGCCGGCGGCTGGAAGAGGCCGCCCGGGCGCTCTCCGCCGCCCGCGAAGGGGCCGCCCGGGAGCTGGGCCCACGGGTGGAGGCGGAACTCAGGGCGCTGGGGATGCCGCGCGCCCGCTTCGCCGTGCGGGTGCGCCCCCTGCCCGAACCCCAGCCTCACGGCACCGACGAGGTGGGCTTCTTCTTCGCCGCGGGCCCCGACCTGGAAGCGGCCCCGGTGGAAAAGGCGGCGAGCGGCGGCGAGCTGAGCCGCATCATGCTGGCCCTGGCGCTGCACACCGGGGCCGACGCCCCCACGGTGATCTTCGACGAGGTGGACGTGGGCATCGGCGGCGAAGTGGCCGTGGCCGTGGCCGAACGGCTGGCGCGGCTGGCCCGCGAGCGGCAGGTGATCGTCGTGACCCACCTGGCGCAGATCGCGGCGGCCGCGGGGGTGCACTACCGGGTCGTGCGCGAGGGCGCGTCCGCCCGCCTGGAGCGCCTCGAGGGCGAGGCTCGGGTGCGCGAACTGGCGCGCATGCTCTCGGGTTCGTACAGCGAGACGGCGCTCGAGCACGCCCGCGAACTCCTGCAACCGTGA
- a CDS encoding CidA/LrgA family protein, which yields MNALVGFAWLLTFYALGEGLARLLPGVPLSGSLWGMVLLYAALSAGALDERRVEAAARPLLRGLGLYFVPVGVGVLAFEGLLRQQAPAVAAALALGTLVTLLAALGGARWR from the coding sequence GTGAATGCGCTCGTCGGCTTCGCCTGGCTCCTGACCTTCTACGCCCTGGGCGAGGGGCTGGCGCGCCTGCTGCCGGGGGTGCCGCTTTCGGGCAGCCTCTGGGGCATGGTGCTGCTCTACGCCGCGCTGAGCGCGGGCGCGCTGGACGAACGCAGGGTGGAGGCGGCCGCCCGGCCGCTGCTGCGCGGGCTGGGGCTCTACTTCGTGCCCGTGGGCGTGGGGGTGCTCGCCTTCGAAGGCCTGCTGCGGCAGCAGGCGCCGGCCGTGGCGGCGGCGCTCGCGCTGGGCACCCTGGTCACGCTGCTCGCGGCGCTGGGGGGTGCGCGGTGGCGCTGA
- a CDS encoding LrgB family protein — protein MALIATALVYLTAERVYRLRPHPLLNPVGLAVLALVVGIKLSGYPLERYQNETLSLVWLLKPAVVALGWAAWRERGRLAGRLRPFLGGLFAGSLASLTLTPLIARALGAGPELQKALALKSVTSAVTVDLAPRLGVNAELAVPLIILAGILGAAFGPWLLDRVGAVDPLARGTALGTASHGIGTARAAEEGPLALAASGLAMAAAGLVTALLAPPVFALLGLSGG, from the coding sequence GTGGCGCTGATCGCGACAGCGCTCGTCTACCTCACCGCCGAGCGCGTCTACCGCCTCCGGCCGCACCCCCTCCTGAACCCGGTGGGGCTCGCGGTGCTGGCCCTGGTGGTCGGAATCAAGCTCAGCGGTTACCCGCTCGAGCGCTACCAGAACGAGACCCTGTCGCTGGTCTGGCTGCTCAAACCCGCCGTCGTCGCCCTCGGCTGGGCGGCCTGGCGCGAACGCGGCCGCCTCGCGGGCCGACTGCGCCCCTTCCTGGGCGGCCTCTTCGCGGGCAGCCTGGCCAGCCTGACGCTCACCCCGCTGATCGCGCGGGCGTTGGGGGCGGGGCCCGAGCTGCAAAAGGCGCTGGCGCTCAAGTCGGTCACCTCGGCGGTCACCGTCGACCTGGCGCCGCGCCTGGGGGTGAACGCCGAACTGGCGGTGCCGCTGATCATCCTCGCGGGCATCCTGGGCGCAGCCTTCGGGCCCTGGCTGCTGGACCGCGTGGGGGCGGTCGATCCGCTCGCCCGCGGCACCGCGCTGGGCACCGCGAGCCACGGCATCGGCACGGCCCGCGCCGCCGAAGAGGGCCCGCTGGCGCTGGCCGCCTCCGGCCTGGCCATGGCCGCGGCGGGGCTGGTGACCGCGCTCTTGGCGCCGCCGGTCTTCGCGCTGCTGGGCTTGAGCGGAGGGTAG